From Mus musculus strain C57BL/6J chromosome 8, GRCm38.p6 C57BL/6J, a single genomic window includes:
- the Ano8 gene encoding anoctamin-8 isoform X4: MAEAASGAGDVTLEGERGKRPPPEGEPAAPASGVLDKLFGKRLLQAGRYLVSHKAWMKTVPTEDCDVLMTFPDTTDDHTLLWLLNHIRVGIPELIVQVRHHRHTRAYAFFVTATYESLLRGADELGLRKAVKAEFGGGTRSFSCEEDFIYENVESELRFFTSQERQSIIRFWLQNLRAKQGEALHNVRFLEDQPIIPELAARGIIQQVFPVHEQRILNRLMKSWVQAVCENQPLDDICDYFGVKIAMYFAWLGFYTSAMVYPAVFGSVLYTFTEADQTSRDVSCVVFALFNVIWSTLFLEEWKRRGAELAYKWGTLDSPGEAVEEPRPQFRGIRRISPITRAEEFYYPPWKRLLFQLLVSLPLCLACLICVFILMLGCFQLQELVLSVKGLPRLVRFLPKVMLALLVSVSAEGYKKLAVWLNDMENYRLESTYERHLIIKVVLFQFVNSYLSLFYIGFYLKDMDRLKELLLLLSLTQSLERQLQAVLVPLAALRFRLLLLSLRGLLLVARAKMLATLLITRQLLQNVREVLQPHLYRRLGSGELGLRTILELARALLGLLNPLRPDPRRHLEAQADEGGAGSRRCLGGGCGAPEEENEEEEEAAVERRPAGEGGEVPEGPRGGKEEDEEEDDDEDEDEEYEGEEGSLLDCGLRLKKVSFAERGAGRRRPGPSPDGLLEEGSPTMVEKGLEPGVFTLAEEDDEPEGPPGSPGPEPQTVLLRRARGEGRDQGPDGDRDTETGSGDAAGRQKRHNRSSWIDPPEEEHSPQLTQAELESCMKKYEDTFQDYQEMFVQFGYVVLFSSAFPLAALCALVNNLIEIRSDAFKLCTGLQRPFGRRVESIGQWQKVMEAMGVLAIVVNCYLIGQCGQLQRLFPWLSPEAAIVSVVVLEHLALLVKYLIHVAIPDIPGWVAEEMAKLEYQRREAFKRHERQAQQRFQQQQRRRREEEERQRHAEQQARRERDTGGREEARAEAPGPDPVAERGAAKAKGSERPRRPGALLPPGPVLRLKQIIPLQTRPPAPTGCAPPPRSPADTRLPAFLSLRFLKAPERGPSPPRPGKLFAFSAREPSANGAPGGGARAHRSAGDEPAAAEPEPRPEDAGSASPPAGCWRWDAPWGCGDNPPRVPADVPADAPAQPACWPTARH; this comes from the exons ATGGCCGAGGCGGCTTCGGGCGCCGGGGACGTGACCCTGGAGGGGGAGCGGGGCAAGAGGCCCCCTCCCGAGGGCGAGCCTGCGGCGCCTGCGTCTGGAGTACTGG ATAAACTATTTGGGAAGAGGCTCCTGCAGGCTGGCCGCTACCTGGTGTCCCACAAGGCATGGATGAAGACAGTGCCCACTGAGGACTGCGACGTGCTCATGACCTTCCCAG ACACCACTGATGACCACACgctgctgtggctgctgaatCACATCCGGGTGGGCATTCCCGAGCTGATCGTGCAAGTTCGCCACCACCGCCACACGCGTGCCTATGCCTTCTTTGTCACCGCCACATACGAGAG CCTGCTCCGTGGGGCCGATGAGCTGGGTCTGCGCAAGGCCGTGAAGGCCGAATTTGGAGGGGGCACCCGCAGCTTCTCCTGCGAAGAGGACTTCATCTACGAGAATGTGGAGAGCGAGCTACGCTTCTTCACATCGCAG GAGCGGCAGAGCATCATTCGCTTCTGGTTGCAGAACCTTCGAGCCAAGCAGGGGGAGGCTCTGCACAACGTGCGCTTCTTGGAGGACCAGCCAATCA TTCCGGAGCTGGCTGCACGAGGCATCATACAGCAGGTGTTTCCAGTTCACGAGCAGCGTATTCTGAATCGTCTCATGAAGTCCTGGGTGCAGGCCGTGTGTGAAAACCAGCCTttag ATGATATCTGTGACTATTTTGGGGTGAAGATTGCCATGTATTTTGCCTGGCTGGGCTTCTACACATCGGCAATGGTTTATCCTGCAGTTTTTGGCTCTGTTCTGTATACATTCACTGAGGCTGATCAG ACAAGCCGGGATGTTTCCTGTGTGGTCTTCGCTCTCTTCAATGTGATCTGGTCAACACTGTTCTTGGAGGAGTGGAAACGGAGGGGGGCAGAGCTAGCCTACAAGTGGGGTACACTAGACTCACCTGGGGAGGCTGTGGAGGAGCCACGTCCCCAGTTCAGG GGCATCCGGCGCATCAGCCCCATCACCCGGGCTGAGGAGTTCTACTACCCACCCTGGAAGCGATTGCTTTTCCAACTACTTGTCAGCCTGCCTCTGTGCCTGGCCTGTCTTATCTGTGTCTTTATACTGATGCTTGGCTGcttccagctgcag GAGCTAGTCTTGAGTGTGAAGGGTCTGCCCCGCCTGGTTCGCTTCTTGCCCAAGGTTATGCTAGCCCTGCTGGTCAGCGTGAGTGCTGAGGGCTACAAGAAGTTAGCTGTGTGGCTAAATGACATGG AGAATTACCGGCTAGAGAGCACCTACGAGAGGCACCTTATCATCAAAGTCGTCTTG TTCCAGTTTGTCAACTCGTACTTGAGTCTGTTCTACATCGGCTTCTACCTCAAAGACATGGACCGCCTAAAAGAG CTCCTGCTACTCCTGTCCCTGACCCAGAGCCTCGAGCGGCAGTTGCAGGCGGTGCTGGTCCCGCTCGCGGCCCTGCGGTTCCGCCTGCTCCTCCTGTCCCTCCGGGGTCTCCTGCTCGTGGCCCGGGCCAAA ATGCTGGCCACCCTACTCATCACCCGGCAGCTGCTGCAGAACGTGCGCGAGGTGCTGCAGCCGCACCTGTACCGCAGGCTGGGCAGCGGGGAGCTGGGCTTGCGAACCATCCTGGAGCTGGCCCGGGCCCTGCTAGGCCTGCTGAACCCCTTGCGCCCGGATCCCCGACGGCACTTGGAGGCCCAGGCTGATGAGGGCGGAGCTGGGAGCCGCAGGTGCCTGGGCGGTGGCTGCGGGGCGCcagaggaggagaatgaggaggaggaggaggcagctgtgGAGCGGAGGccagcaggggaaggaggggaggttCCAGAAGGGCCTCGGGGTGgcaaggaggaggacgaggaggaggacgacgacgaAGACGAGGACGAGGAATACGAGGGCGAGGAAGGAAGCCTCCTAGACTGCGGGCTGCGCCTCAAGAAGGTCAGCTTTGCTGAGCGGGGCGCAGGGCGGCGCAGGCCAGGCCCCAGCCCAGACGGCCTCTTGGAGGAGGGGAGCCCTACCATGGTGGAGAAGGGGCTGGAGCCTGGTGTGTTTACTCTGGCCGAAGAAGACGATGAGCCTGAGGGGCCTCCAGGCAGTCCCGGGCCAGAGCCCCAGACTGTCTTGCTTCGTCGGGCGAGGGGCGAGGGCCGTGACCAAGGTCCTGATGGAGACCGAGATACGGAGACTGGCTCTGGCGACGCGGCTGGAAGACAGAAAAGACATAACAGGTCCTCGTGGATCGACCCGCCAGAGGAGGAGCATTCACCGCAGCTCACGCAGGCAGAGCTAGAGAGCTGCATGAAGAAGTATGAG GACACCTTCCAGGACTACCAGGAGATGTTCGTGCAGTTTGGCTATGTAGTGCTCTTCTCCTCTGCCTTCCCACTGGCCGCCCTGTGCGCCCTCGTCAACAACCTGATTGAGATCCGAAGTGATGCCTTCAAGCTCTGCACTGGCCTGCAGAGGCCCTTTGGCCGGCGTGTGGAGAGCATTGGCCAGTGGCAG AAGGTCATGGAGGCGATGGGTGTGCTGGCCATCGTGGTAAACTGCTACCTCATTGGCCAGTGTGGCCAGCTGCAGCGCCTGTTCCCCTGGCTGAGCCCAGAGGCGGCCATTGTATCTGTGGTGGTGCTAGAG CACTTGGCTCTTCTAGTCAAGTACCTCATCCATGTAGCCATCCCTGACATCCCCGGCTGGGTAGCTGAGGAGATGGCCAAACTGGAGTACCAGCGACGGGAAGCTTTCAAG CGGCACGAGCGGCAGGCGCAGCAGCGctttcagcagcagcagcggcggcggcgcgAGGAGGAGGAGCGGCAGCGGCACGCGGAGCAGCAGGCGCGGCGGGAGCGCGACACGGGAGGCCGCGAGGAGGCGCGCGCGGAGGCGCCGGGTCCTGACCCCGTGGCGGAGCGGGGCGCTGCCAAGGCCAAGGGCAGCGAGCGGCCCCGACGGCCCGGAGCGCTGCTGCCACCCGGACCTGTGCTGCGGCTGAAGCAGATCATCCCGTTGCAGACTCGGCCGCCCGCGCCCACCGGGTGCGCGCCCCCGCCGCGCTCGCCCGCGGACACGCGCCTGCCCGCCTTCCTCAGCCTGCGCTTCCTCAAGGCTCCGGAGCGAGGCCCGTCCCCGCCGCGGCCCGGGAAGCTGTTCGCATTCTCGGCGCGCGAGCCCTCAGCCAACGGGGCCCCCGGGGGCGGCGCGCGCGCTCACAGGAGCGCCGGGGACGAGCCCGCGGCCGCCGAGCCCGAACCGCGGCCGGAGGACGCAG GGTCCGCCTCGCCTCCTGCTGGCTGTTGGCGCTGGGACGCGCCCTGGGGCTGCGGCGACAACCCGCCCCGTGTCCCCGCGGATGTCCCAGCGGATGCCCCTGCACAGCCTGCCTGCTGGCCCACAGCCCGCCACTAG
- the Ano8 gene encoding anoctamin-8 isoform X8, protein MAEAASGAGDVTLEGERGKRPPPEGEPAAPASGVLDKLFGKRLLQAGRYLVSHKAWMKTVPTEDCDVLMTFPDTTDDHTLLWLLNHIRVGIPELIVQVRHHRHTRAYAFFVTATYESLLRGADELGLRKAVKAEFGGGTRSFSCEEDFIYENVESELRFFTSQERQSIIRFWLQNLRAKQGEALHNVRFLEDQPINDICDYFGVKIAMYFAWLGFYTSAMVYPAVFGSVLYTFTEADQTSRDVSCVVFALFNVIWSTLFLEEWKRRGAELAYKWGTLDSPGEAVEEPRPQFRGIRRISPITRAEEFYYPPWKRLLFQLLVSLPLCLACLICVFILMLGCFQLQELVLSVKGLPRLVRFLPKVMLALLVSVSAEGYKKLAVWLNDMENYRLESTYERHLIIKVVLFQFVNSYLSLFYIGFYLKDMDRLKEMLATLLITRQLLQNVREVLQPHLYRRLGSGELGLRTILELARALLGLLNPLRPDPRRHLEAQADEGGAGSRRCLGGGCGAPEEENEEEEEAAVERRPAGEGGEVPEGPRGGKEEDEEEDDDEDEDEEYEGEEGSLLDCGLRLKKVSFAERGAGRRRPGPSPDGLLEEGSPTMVEKGLEPGVFTLAEEDDEPEGPPGSPGPEPQTVLLRRARGEGRDQGPDGDRDTETGSGDAAGRQKRHNRSSWIDPPEEEHSPQLTQAELESCMKKYEDTFQDYQEMFVQFGYVVLFSSAFPLAALCALVNNLIEIRSDAFKLCTGLQRPFGRRVESIGQWQKVMEAMGVLAIVVNCYLIGQCGQLQRLFPWLSPEAAIVSVVVLEHLALLVKYLIHVAIPDIPGWVAEEMAKLEYQRREAFKRHERQAQQRFQQQQRRRREEEERQRHAEQQARRERDTGGREEARAEAPGPDPVAERGAAKAKGSERPRRPGALLPPGPVLRLKQIIPLQTRPPAPTGCAPPPRSPADTRLPAFLSLRFLKAPERGPSPPRPGKLFAFSAREPSANGAPGGGARAHRSAGDEPAAAEPEPRPEDAGHRP, encoded by the exons ATGGCCGAGGCGGCTTCGGGCGCCGGGGACGTGACCCTGGAGGGGGAGCGGGGCAAGAGGCCCCCTCCCGAGGGCGAGCCTGCGGCGCCTGCGTCTGGAGTACTGG ATAAACTATTTGGGAAGAGGCTCCTGCAGGCTGGCCGCTACCTGGTGTCCCACAAGGCATGGATGAAGACAGTGCCCACTGAGGACTGCGACGTGCTCATGACCTTCCCAG ACACCACTGATGACCACACgctgctgtggctgctgaatCACATCCGGGTGGGCATTCCCGAGCTGATCGTGCAAGTTCGCCACCACCGCCACACGCGTGCCTATGCCTTCTTTGTCACCGCCACATACGAGAG CCTGCTCCGTGGGGCCGATGAGCTGGGTCTGCGCAAGGCCGTGAAGGCCGAATTTGGAGGGGGCACCCGCAGCTTCTCCTGCGAAGAGGACTTCATCTACGAGAATGTGGAGAGCGAGCTACGCTTCTTCACATCGCAG GAGCGGCAGAGCATCATTCGCTTCTGGTTGCAGAACCTTCGAGCCAAGCAGGGGGAGGCTCTGCACAACGTGCGCTTCTTGGAGGACCAGCCAATCA ATGATATCTGTGACTATTTTGGGGTGAAGATTGCCATGTATTTTGCCTGGCTGGGCTTCTACACATCGGCAATGGTTTATCCTGCAGTTTTTGGCTCTGTTCTGTATACATTCACTGAGGCTGATCAG ACAAGCCGGGATGTTTCCTGTGTGGTCTTCGCTCTCTTCAATGTGATCTGGTCAACACTGTTCTTGGAGGAGTGGAAACGGAGGGGGGCAGAGCTAGCCTACAAGTGGGGTACACTAGACTCACCTGGGGAGGCTGTGGAGGAGCCACGTCCCCAGTTCAGG GGCATCCGGCGCATCAGCCCCATCACCCGGGCTGAGGAGTTCTACTACCCACCCTGGAAGCGATTGCTTTTCCAACTACTTGTCAGCCTGCCTCTGTGCCTGGCCTGTCTTATCTGTGTCTTTATACTGATGCTTGGCTGcttccagctgcag GAGCTAGTCTTGAGTGTGAAGGGTCTGCCCCGCCTGGTTCGCTTCTTGCCCAAGGTTATGCTAGCCCTGCTGGTCAGCGTGAGTGCTGAGGGCTACAAGAAGTTAGCTGTGTGGCTAAATGACATGG AGAATTACCGGCTAGAGAGCACCTACGAGAGGCACCTTATCATCAAAGTCGTCTTG TTCCAGTTTGTCAACTCGTACTTGAGTCTGTTCTACATCGGCTTCTACCTCAAAGACATGGACCGCCTAAAAGAG ATGCTGGCCACCCTACTCATCACCCGGCAGCTGCTGCAGAACGTGCGCGAGGTGCTGCAGCCGCACCTGTACCGCAGGCTGGGCAGCGGGGAGCTGGGCTTGCGAACCATCCTGGAGCTGGCCCGGGCCCTGCTAGGCCTGCTGAACCCCTTGCGCCCGGATCCCCGACGGCACTTGGAGGCCCAGGCTGATGAGGGCGGAGCTGGGAGCCGCAGGTGCCTGGGCGGTGGCTGCGGGGCGCcagaggaggagaatgaggaggaggaggaggcagctgtgGAGCGGAGGccagcaggggaaggaggggaggttCCAGAAGGGCCTCGGGGTGgcaaggaggaggacgaggaggaggacgacgacgaAGACGAGGACGAGGAATACGAGGGCGAGGAAGGAAGCCTCCTAGACTGCGGGCTGCGCCTCAAGAAGGTCAGCTTTGCTGAGCGGGGCGCAGGGCGGCGCAGGCCAGGCCCCAGCCCAGACGGCCTCTTGGAGGAGGGGAGCCCTACCATGGTGGAGAAGGGGCTGGAGCCTGGTGTGTTTACTCTGGCCGAAGAAGACGATGAGCCTGAGGGGCCTCCAGGCAGTCCCGGGCCAGAGCCCCAGACTGTCTTGCTTCGTCGGGCGAGGGGCGAGGGCCGTGACCAAGGTCCTGATGGAGACCGAGATACGGAGACTGGCTCTGGCGACGCGGCTGGAAGACAGAAAAGACATAACAGGTCCTCGTGGATCGACCCGCCAGAGGAGGAGCATTCACCGCAGCTCACGCAGGCAGAGCTAGAGAGCTGCATGAAGAAGTATGAG GACACCTTCCAGGACTACCAGGAGATGTTCGTGCAGTTTGGCTATGTAGTGCTCTTCTCCTCTGCCTTCCCACTGGCCGCCCTGTGCGCCCTCGTCAACAACCTGATTGAGATCCGAAGTGATGCCTTCAAGCTCTGCACTGGCCTGCAGAGGCCCTTTGGCCGGCGTGTGGAGAGCATTGGCCAGTGGCAG AAGGTCATGGAGGCGATGGGTGTGCTGGCCATCGTGGTAAACTGCTACCTCATTGGCCAGTGTGGCCAGCTGCAGCGCCTGTTCCCCTGGCTGAGCCCAGAGGCGGCCATTGTATCTGTGGTGGTGCTAGAG CACTTGGCTCTTCTAGTCAAGTACCTCATCCATGTAGCCATCCCTGACATCCCCGGCTGGGTAGCTGAGGAGATGGCCAAACTGGAGTACCAGCGACGGGAAGCTTTCAAG CGGCACGAGCGGCAGGCGCAGCAGCGctttcagcagcagcagcggcggcggcgcgAGGAGGAGGAGCGGCAGCGGCACGCGGAGCAGCAGGCGCGGCGGGAGCGCGACACGGGAGGCCGCGAGGAGGCGCGCGCGGAGGCGCCGGGTCCTGACCCCGTGGCGGAGCGGGGCGCTGCCAAGGCCAAGGGCAGCGAGCGGCCCCGACGGCCCGGAGCGCTGCTGCCACCCGGACCTGTGCTGCGGCTGAAGCAGATCATCCCGTTGCAGACTCGGCCGCCCGCGCCCACCGGGTGCGCGCCCCCGCCGCGCTCGCCCGCGGACACGCGCCTGCCCGCCTTCCTCAGCCTGCGCTTCCTCAAGGCTCCGGAGCGAGGCCCGTCCCCGCCGCGGCCCGGGAAGCTGTTCGCATTCTCGGCGCGCGAGCCCTCAGCCAACGGGGCCCCCGGGGGCGGCGCGCGCGCTCACAGGAGCGCCGGGGACGAGCCCGCGGCCGCCGAGCCCGAACCGCGGCCGGAGGACGCAGGTCACAGGCCTTAA
- the Ano8 gene encoding anoctamin-8, giving the protein MAEAASGAGDVTLEGERGKRPPPEGEPAAPASGVLDKLFGKRLLQAGRYLVSHKAWMKTVPTEDCDVLMTFPDTTDDHTLLWLLNHIRVGIPELIVQVRHHRHTRAYAFFVTATYESLLRGADELGLRKAVKAEFGGGTRSFSCEEDFIYENVESELRFFTSQERQSIIRFWLQNLRAKQGEALHNVRFLEDQPIIPELAARGIIQQVFPVHEQRILNRLMKSWVQAVCENQPLDDICDYFGVKIAMYFAWLGFYTSAMVYPAVFGSVLYTFTEADQTSRDVSCVVFALFNVIWSTLFLEEWKRRGAELAYKWGTLDSPGEAVEEPRPQFRGIRRISPITRAEEFYYPPWKRLLFQLLVSLPLCLACLICVFILMLGCFQLQELVLSVKGLPRLVRFLPKVMLALLVSVSAEGYKKLAVWLNDMENYRLESTYERHLIIKVVLFQFVNSYLSLFYIGFYLKDMDRLKEMLATLLITRQLLQNVREVLQPHLYRRLGSGELGLRTILELARALLGLLNPLRPDPRRHLEAQADEGGAGSRRCLGGGCGAPEEENEEEEEAAVERRPAGEGGEVPEGPRGGKEEDEEEDDDEDEDEEYEGEEGSLLDCGLRLKKVSFAERGAGRRRPGPSPDGLLEEGSPTMVEKGLEPGVFTLAEEDDEPEGPPGSPGPEPQTVLLRRARGEGRDQGPDGDRDTETGSGDAAGRQKRHNRSSWIDPPEEEHSPQLTQAELESCMKKYEDTFQDYQEMFVQFGYVVLFSSAFPLAALCALVNNLIEIRSDAFKLCTGLQRPFGRRVESIGQWQKVMEAMGVLAIVVNCYLIGQCGQLQRLFPWLSPEAAIVSVVVLEHLALLVKYLIHVAIPDIPGWVAEEMAKLEYQRREAFKRHERQAQQRFQQQQRRRREEEERQRHAEQQARRERDTGGREEARAEAPGPDPVAERGAAKAKGSERPRRPGALLPPGPVLRLKQIIPLQTRPPAPTGCAPPPRSPADTRLPAFLSLRFLKAPERGPSPPRPGKLFAFSAREPSANGAPGGGARAHRSAGDEPAAAEPEPRPEDAGHRP; this is encoded by the exons ATGGCCGAGGCGGCTTCGGGCGCCGGGGACGTGACCCTGGAGGGGGAGCGGGGCAAGAGGCCCCCTCCCGAGGGCGAGCCTGCGGCGCCTGCGTCTGGAGTACTGG ATAAACTATTTGGGAAGAGGCTCCTGCAGGCTGGCCGCTACCTGGTGTCCCACAAGGCATGGATGAAGACAGTGCCCACTGAGGACTGCGACGTGCTCATGACCTTCCCAG ACACCACTGATGACCACACgctgctgtggctgctgaatCACATCCGGGTGGGCATTCCCGAGCTGATCGTGCAAGTTCGCCACCACCGCCACACGCGTGCCTATGCCTTCTTTGTCACCGCCACATACGAGAG CCTGCTCCGTGGGGCCGATGAGCTGGGTCTGCGCAAGGCCGTGAAGGCCGAATTTGGAGGGGGCACCCGCAGCTTCTCCTGCGAAGAGGACTTCATCTACGAGAATGTGGAGAGCGAGCTACGCTTCTTCACATCGCAG GAGCGGCAGAGCATCATTCGCTTCTGGTTGCAGAACCTTCGAGCCAAGCAGGGGGAGGCTCTGCACAACGTGCGCTTCTTGGAGGACCAGCCAATCA TTCCGGAGCTGGCTGCACGAGGCATCATACAGCAGGTGTTTCCAGTTCACGAGCAGCGTATTCTGAATCGTCTCATGAAGTCCTGGGTGCAGGCCGTGTGTGAAAACCAGCCTttag ATGATATCTGTGACTATTTTGGGGTGAAGATTGCCATGTATTTTGCCTGGCTGGGCTTCTACACATCGGCAATGGTTTATCCTGCAGTTTTTGGCTCTGTTCTGTATACATTCACTGAGGCTGATCAG ACAAGCCGGGATGTTTCCTGTGTGGTCTTCGCTCTCTTCAATGTGATCTGGTCAACACTGTTCTTGGAGGAGTGGAAACGGAGGGGGGCAGAGCTAGCCTACAAGTGGGGTACACTAGACTCACCTGGGGAGGCTGTGGAGGAGCCACGTCCCCAGTTCAGG GGCATCCGGCGCATCAGCCCCATCACCCGGGCTGAGGAGTTCTACTACCCACCCTGGAAGCGATTGCTTTTCCAACTACTTGTCAGCCTGCCTCTGTGCCTGGCCTGTCTTATCTGTGTCTTTATACTGATGCTTGGCTGcttccagctgcag GAGCTAGTCTTGAGTGTGAAGGGTCTGCCCCGCCTGGTTCGCTTCTTGCCCAAGGTTATGCTAGCCCTGCTGGTCAGCGTGAGTGCTGAGGGCTACAAGAAGTTAGCTGTGTGGCTAAATGACATGG AGAATTACCGGCTAGAGAGCACCTACGAGAGGCACCTTATCATCAAAGTCGTCTTG TTCCAGTTTGTCAACTCGTACTTGAGTCTGTTCTACATCGGCTTCTACCTCAAAGACATGGACCGCCTAAAAGAG ATGCTGGCCACCCTACTCATCACCCGGCAGCTGCTGCAGAACGTGCGCGAGGTGCTGCAGCCGCACCTGTACCGCAGGCTGGGCAGCGGGGAGCTGGGCTTGCGAACCATCCTGGAGCTGGCCCGGGCCCTGCTAGGCCTGCTGAACCCCTTGCGCCCGGATCCCCGACGGCACTTGGAGGCCCAGGCTGATGAGGGCGGAGCTGGGAGCCGCAGGTGCCTGGGCGGTGGCTGCGGGGCGCcagaggaggagaatgaggaggaggaggaggcagctgtgGAGCGGAGGccagcaggggaaggaggggaggttCCAGAAGGGCCTCGGGGTGgcaaggaggaggacgaggaggaggacgacgacgaAGACGAGGACGAGGAATACGAGGGCGAGGAAGGAAGCCTCCTAGACTGCGGGCTGCGCCTCAAGAAGGTCAGCTTTGCTGAGCGGGGCGCAGGGCGGCGCAGGCCAGGCCCCAGCCCAGACGGCCTCTTGGAGGAGGGGAGCCCTACCATGGTGGAGAAGGGGCTGGAGCCTGGTGTGTTTACTCTGGCCGAAGAAGACGATGAGCCTGAGGGGCCTCCAGGCAGTCCCGGGCCAGAGCCCCAGACTGTCTTGCTTCGTCGGGCGAGGGGCGAGGGCCGTGACCAAGGTCCTGATGGAGACCGAGATACGGAGACTGGCTCTGGCGACGCGGCTGGAAGACAGAAAAGACATAACAGGTCCTCGTGGATCGACCCGCCAGAGGAGGAGCATTCACCGCAGCTCACGCAGGCAGAGCTAGAGAGCTGCATGAAGAAGTATGAG GACACCTTCCAGGACTACCAGGAGATGTTCGTGCAGTTTGGCTATGTAGTGCTCTTCTCCTCTGCCTTCCCACTGGCCGCCCTGTGCGCCCTCGTCAACAACCTGATTGAGATCCGAAGTGATGCCTTCAAGCTCTGCACTGGCCTGCAGAGGCCCTTTGGCCGGCGTGTGGAGAGCATTGGCCAGTGGCAG AAGGTCATGGAGGCGATGGGTGTGCTGGCCATCGTGGTAAACTGCTACCTCATTGGCCAGTGTGGCCAGCTGCAGCGCCTGTTCCCCTGGCTGAGCCCAGAGGCGGCCATTGTATCTGTGGTGGTGCTAGAG CACTTGGCTCTTCTAGTCAAGTACCTCATCCATGTAGCCATCCCTGACATCCCCGGCTGGGTAGCTGAGGAGATGGCCAAACTGGAGTACCAGCGACGGGAAGCTTTCAAG CGGCACGAGCGGCAGGCGCAGCAGCGctttcagcagcagcagcggcggcggcgcgAGGAGGAGGAGCGGCAGCGGCACGCGGAGCAGCAGGCGCGGCGGGAGCGCGACACGGGAGGCCGCGAGGAGGCGCGCGCGGAGGCGCCGGGTCCTGACCCCGTGGCGGAGCGGGGCGCTGCCAAGGCCAAGGGCAGCGAGCGGCCCCGACGGCCCGGAGCGCTGCTGCCACCCGGACCTGTGCTGCGGCTGAAGCAGATCATCCCGTTGCAGACTCGGCCGCCCGCGCCCACCGGGTGCGCGCCCCCGCCGCGCTCGCCCGCGGACACGCGCCTGCCCGCCTTCCTCAGCCTGCGCTTCCTCAAGGCTCCGGAGCGAGGCCCGTCCCCGCCGCGGCCCGGGAAGCTGTTCGCATTCTCGGCGCGCGAGCCCTCAGCCAACGGGGCCCCCGGGGGCGGCGCGCGCGCTCACAGGAGCGCCGGGGACGAGCCCGCGGCCGCCGAGCCCGAACCGCGGCCGGAGGACGCAGGTCACAGGCCTTAA